Proteins from a genomic interval of Clostridium sp. AN503:
- a CDS encoding sugar ABC transporter permease YjfF (membrane component of a putative sugar ABC transporter system), with protein MKLFKTLRKYSINTEHITLWAAVIVFAAFFTFGSLRYKNFFAVQTICNILMDNSHLLIVALGETLVLVSGGIDLSVGALIAFNFTASAYMLTVMNLPLTVVVAVVLLVGTLVGFLNGYLISYKGFQPFIATLATQFLARGACYMISTGTIVISHPSVLKLSVFKLRLPGGYITFGVLVSLVMLVLFYILTKKTRFGRNVYAIGGNEVSAKMLGIPVKRTRMYVYAVSGFTTSVASLVFAVYILSSYGLHAQSLHLDAVSAAVIGGTLTTGGVGSVIGTLFGVLTTGIIQTIITFQGTLTSGWSKITIAVLLLSFILLQRFIIWQRKRNRKMKPVKLLQGGNLMEEKGEL; from the coding sequence GTGAAGCTGTTTAAGACATTACGGAAATATAGTATTAACACGGAACATATTACGCTGTGGGCTGCTGTGATCGTCTTTGCTGCATTTTTCACATTTGGAAGCCTCCGCTATAAAAACTTTTTTGCGGTCCAGACCATCTGCAATATTCTGATGGATAACAGCCATCTGCTGATCGTAGCCCTCGGAGAAACTCTGGTGCTGGTCTCTGGCGGGATCGATCTTTCCGTTGGCGCGCTGATCGCTTTTAATTTCACGGCGTCTGCATACATGCTGACAGTGATGAACCTTCCTCTGACGGTGGTGGTAGCTGTGGTCCTGCTGGTGGGGACGCTGGTCGGGTTCCTGAATGGGTATCTGATCTCGTACAAAGGATTTCAGCCGTTTATCGCTACGCTGGCAACCCAGTTTCTTGCCAGAGGGGCTTGTTATATGATCAGCACAGGCACGATCGTGATCAGCCATCCGTCTGTCCTTAAGCTTTCTGTTTTTAAACTGAGGCTGCCGGGCGGATATATTACCTTTGGCGTCCTGGTGTCGCTGGTGATGCTGGTCCTGTTTTATATCCTTACGAAAAAGACAAGATTTGGACGGAACGTCTATGCGATCGGGGGAAATGAGGTTTCAGCTAAAATGCTGGGAATTCCCGTGAAACGGACCAGGATGTATGTGTATGCCGTGTCAGGCTTTACAACCTCTGTGGCAAGCCTGGTATTTGCAGTGTATATCCTGTCATCCTATGGGCTGCACGCGCAGTCGCTGCATCTGGATGCGGTCTCTGCGGCAGTGATCGGCGGGACATTGACCACGGGAGGTGTGGGAAGTGTGATCGGTACATTGTTTGGGGTGCTGACTACCGGGATCATCCAGACGATCATCACATTCCAGGGGACATTGACCTCTGGATGGTCGAAGATCACAATTGCAGTGCTGCTGCTGTCGTTTATCTTACTGCAGCGTTTCATTATCTGGCAGAGAAAACGGAACCGGAAGATGAAACCGGTAAAGCTGCTCCAGGGCGGAAACCTGATGGAAGAGAAGGGAGAATTATAG
- a CDS encoding substrate-binding domain-containing protein, whose translation MRRSVLKLTAMMMAFMMTAGMVTGCGANGAEKAPDAGAAGSSAAGAETTGTAAAEAGKDKYVIGFSQTGTETEWVTAMSAEIIDSFKESPQFELLFSESQAIQENQIKAVRSYIQQGVDLIVLRPTVTTGWDSVLMEASEAGIPVILAGRRVEMATGDVEDYSLCYVGPDNVRAGEYLVEAMEQCCEALEAPVNIVVLEGTVGASAATERNTGILNAIGKQDKLVVYGSQSAEWTRTKGKEVMEAFLKSAEAEGVKIQGVLAHSDDMGLGAIQAIQEAGLEPGRDIFLMGVDGARGSFEAMAEGKYNATVENPLGYGPALLEICQNYFLEGQAPDSWVVLDNIVWFQEQAAEELPKRTW comes from the coding sequence ATGAGGAGAAGTGTATTAAAGTTAACGGCAATGATGATGGCGTTCATGATGACCGCAGGGATGGTAACGGGATGCGGCGCGAACGGGGCAGAGAAAGCTCCTGATGCAGGGGCAGCGGGAAGCTCTGCGGCAGGGGCTGAAACGACAGGGACGGCAGCGGCTGAAGCGGGAAAGGACAAATATGTGATCGGTTTTTCACAGACCGGCACGGAAACGGAGTGGGTTACTGCCATGTCGGCGGAAATTATAGACTCGTTTAAGGAAAGCCCGCAGTTTGAACTGCTGTTCTCTGAATCCCAGGCGATCCAGGAAAACCAGATCAAGGCAGTCCGCAGCTATATCCAGCAGGGCGTGGACTTAATCGTTTTGCGGCCCACAGTCACAACTGGCTGGGATTCTGTTCTTATGGAGGCGTCGGAGGCAGGGATTCCGGTGATTCTGGCTGGACGCCGGGTAGAAATGGCTACGGGTGACGTAGAGGACTACTCTCTCTGCTATGTGGGACCAGATAATGTCAGAGCCGGGGAATATCTTGTGGAGGCTATGGAGCAATGCTGTGAGGCACTGGAGGCCCCGGTCAATATTGTTGTGCTGGAAGGAACCGTGGGGGCATCGGCGGCGACAGAGAGAAATACCGGTATTTTAAATGCGATCGGCAAACAGGATAAGCTGGTGGTCTACGGTTCCCAGTCTGCGGAATGGACCAGGACCAAGGGCAAAGAGGTTATGGAAGCATTCTTAAAGTCAGCAGAGGCAGAGGGCGTAAAGATCCAGGGTGTCCTCGCCCACAGTGATGATATGGGGCTGGGGGCGATCCAGGCAATCCAGGAGGCCGGATTGGAACCGGGCAGGGATATTTTCCTGATGGGTGTGGACGGCGCCCGGGGTTCCTTTGAAGCTATGGCGGAAGGCAAATACAATGCCACTGTGGAAAATCCTTTGGGATACGGGCCGGCGCTTCTGGAGATCTGCCAGAATTATTTCCTGGAAGGCCAGGCTCCGGACTCCTGGGTAGTACTTGACAATATCGTGTGGTTCCAGGAGCAGGCGGCAGAGGAGCTGCCAAAACGGACATGGTAA
- a CDS encoding sugar ABC transporter ATP-binding protein produces the protein MDEKRKVLVEMKDICKQYPGVTALSNVSFTLREGEIHSLCGENGAGKSTLIKILTGYEHKDGGSIFLEGKEIAPQTTLEAQKAGISTVYQEVNLCPNLSVAENIFIGRQPADRFGQISWSRMRKGAVAAMARLNMELDVDAHLEEYSVAVQQMVAIARAVDMEARVLVLDEPTSSLDANEVANLFDVIRKLQARGMGIIFISHFFEQVFELSDTITVLRNGQKIGTYDIQEIDRRSLVEKMLGRELAAFTETAESEKHRKKEQTPVYFRMEGVGKKGMIPPLDVTVEKGSIVGLAGLLGSGRTETARLLFGVDKADSGTFYLGTKKTRNASPQDAIHHGMAFCPENRKTEGLVLEMTVRDNIILALQGKMGMFHLIPKRRQRELADEYIKKLRIATPGSSQLVGNLSGGNQQKVLLARWLATDPDLFILDEPTRGIDVGAKAEILNLVLKLAEDGKSVVFISSEISEVIRCSDKVYIYKDRHIVGELEGEQVTEERVLSCIAESTASGAS, from the coding sequence ATGGACGAAAAAAGAAAAGTGCTTGTGGAAATGAAGGATATATGCAAACAATACCCCGGAGTGACGGCACTTTCTAACGTTTCTTTCACGCTGAGAGAGGGAGAGATCCACTCTCTCTGCGGTGAAAACGGCGCAGGAAAGTCCACGCTGATCAAGATCCTGACCGGATATGAGCACAAGGATGGCGGCAGCATTTTTCTGGAAGGAAAGGAGATCGCTCCGCAAACTACGCTGGAGGCGCAGAAGGCCGGGATCAGCACGGTATATCAGGAAGTGAACCTTTGTCCCAACCTGTCTGTGGCGGAAAATATTTTTATTGGACGTCAGCCGGCGGACCGGTTTGGACAGATCTCCTGGAGCCGGATGAGAAAGGGCGCAGTGGCTGCTATGGCCAGACTGAACATGGAACTTGATGTAGACGCCCACCTGGAGGAATATTCTGTGGCGGTACAGCAAATGGTTGCCATAGCACGCGCAGTGGATATGGAGGCCAGGGTGCTGGTACTGGATGAACCGACCTCCTCCCTGGATGCCAACGAGGTGGCAAATCTGTTTGATGTGATCCGGAAGCTTCAGGCGCGCGGGATGGGCATCATCTTCATAAGCCATTTCTTCGAGCAGGTTTTTGAATTGTCGGATACCATTACAGTGCTACGCAATGGGCAAAAGATCGGCACCTATGATATTCAGGAGATTGACCGCCGGTCGCTGGTGGAAAAGATGCTGGGACGGGAGCTGGCAGCGTTTACGGAGACGGCAGAGAGTGAAAAGCACAGGAAAAAGGAACAGACACCCGTTTATTTCAGGATGGAGGGAGTGGGGAAAAAGGGCATGATCCCGCCTCTTGACGTGACTGTGGAAAAGGGGAGTATTGTGGGGCTGGCAGGGCTTTTGGGGTCCGGGCGCACGGAGACAGCGAGGCTGCTGTTTGGCGTGGACAAAGCGGACAGCGGGACCTTTTATCTGGGAACGAAAAAGACCAGAAATGCTTCGCCTCAGGACGCCATCCATCATGGCATGGCATTTTGTCCGGAAAACAGAAAGACGGAAGGCCTGGTCCTGGAAATGACAGTGCGGGACAATATTATCCTGGCGCTTCAGGGGAAAATGGGGATGTTTCATTTGATCCCGAAACGCAGGCAGCGGGAGCTGGCGGATGAGTACATAAAGAAGCTGAGGATTGCTACGCCCGGAAGCAGCCAGTTGGTGGGAAATCTGTCTGGAGGCAATCAGCAGAAGGTACTGCTTGCCCGGTGGCTGGCAACGGATCCAGACCTGTTTATCTTGGATGAGCCGACCAGAGGGATTGACGTGGGAGCCAAAGCGGAGATCTTAAATCTTGTGCTGAAGCTGGCAGAGGATGGAAAATCAGTGGTGTTTATCTCCTCGGAGATCAGCGAGGTGATCCGGTGTTCTGACAAGGTTTATATTTATAAGGACCGCCATATTGTAGGGGAACTGGAGGGGGAGCAGGTGACGGAGGAGCGCGTCTTAAGCTGTATCGCGGAGAGTACGGCTTCCGGCGCCAGTTAG
- a CDS encoding ABC transporter permease → MKQKQSIWRSFLRRPECLALAALLGLLLFNLFFTKGFFSIQIRDGHLYGSLIDIVKRGAPLMITVMGLTMVIATGGTDISVGSIAAITGVFTASLIGGDFAFEAGAVSGSRIPLGAAIAAGLLVAAMIGLWNGFLVERIGIPPLIATLMMQVAGRGIAELIASGKILTIYYKPFYYIGSGWLLGLPASIFLVAVLGGLVWLLLRKTAYGMYLTAIGLNKTASAFSGIKTRMVVWSAFVFSAVMAGIAGIVTSSEIRAADPVNLGLYLELDAILACNLGGNSMKGGRCNLAGSIIGAILVQTLTTTIYSKGVPSETILVYKALVVILVGLIQVTDWSLVLKRGRDKREAV, encoded by the coding sequence ATGAAGCAAAAACAAAGTATTTGGAGAAGTTTTCTGCGGCGTCCGGAGTGTCTGGCTCTGGCAGCGTTACTTGGCCTTCTGCTGTTTAACCTGTTCTTTACGAAAGGATTTTTCAGTATCCAGATCCGGGACGGGCATCTCTATGGATCTCTGATCGATATTGTAAAGAGGGGCGCTCCGCTTATGATCACCGTTATGGGGCTTACGATGGTGATCGCTACAGGCGGGACTGATATTTCTGTGGGGTCCATCGCGGCGATCACAGGCGTCTTCACAGCTTCGCTGATCGGCGGTGATTTTGCTTTTGAGGCGGGGGCGGTGAGTGGTTCCAGAATCCCGCTGGGGGCAGCCATTGCAGCAGGACTTCTGGTGGCTGCGATGATCGGCCTGTGGAATGGCTTTTTGGTGGAACGGATCGGGATACCGCCATTGATCGCCACGCTGATGATGCAGGTGGCTGGACGCGGGATCGCAGAATTGATCGCAAGCGGGAAGATCCTTACGATCTACTACAAGCCATTTTATTATATTGGTTCCGGGTGGCTGCTTGGGCTTCCGGCTTCTATATTTTTGGTGGCGGTCCTTGGGGGCCTTGTATGGCTGCTCCTTAGGAAGACCGCATATGGGATGTATCTGACTGCGATCGGTCTGAACAAAACAGCGTCTGCATTTTCCGGGATCAAAACGCGGATGGTGGTGTGGAGTGCGTTTGTGTTCAGCGCGGTGATGGCGGGTATCGCAGGCATTGTCACATCATCTGAGATACGGGCGGCTGATCCGGTCAATTTGGGCCTGTACCTGGAACTGGACGCGATCCTGGCCTGTAATCTGGGCGGTAATTCCATGAAGGGAGGCAGATGCAATCTGGCAGGAAGTATTATTGGCGCGATTCTGGTTCAGACACTGACTACGACGATTTATTCAAAAGGGGTACCGTCCGAGACGATTCTGGTTTATAAGGCTCTTGTGGTGATCTTGGTGGGGCTGATCCAGGTGACGGACTGGAGCCTGGTTTTAAAACGGGGGAGGGATAAGCGTGAAGCTGTTTAA